A window of Heteronotia binoei isolate CCM8104 ecotype False Entrance Well chromosome 17, APGP_CSIRO_Hbin_v1, whole genome shotgun sequence genomic DNA:
AACCCAGGGAGAACACGAATGTTTTAAAACCCATACACAAAACTGTAGTGTTCTGTTACAATCTTTAGAATAAAACTGTACAATGCTCCTAACCTGGAGTCTACCTGGCAAGACGATTATGCTTAATTTGCATATCACAGTGTGTTCCCAGTATGGCTCTTGGCAATCAGCATAGTACTTGCTTCTGAATCAGATGGGCTGTTAAACATATTCACTAGTGGTCGTTTCATACCATTTAATGATAGGGTCTTAATTTTTTCCAGTTAGCTTTTGGACTGTATTCATACAATATATGCAGTTTATTCACCTTATAGGAAAAATTAACATATTAAAAAGTCACCTTTATCAAAATAGTATTTTAAGTCCAACTCATTTAATTTAAAGcacaaagattttaaaaggcaactAGCTGCATGTTTTTAAGAACTTATAACCAATGTCTAAAGACACTGAATTCATGGGAAATGAACCTAACATTTCCCACTTTATGCACCTGCATTTGGTGGCTTATTATAGCTGTACATCTATATATACTATTAGCCACCTGTGGTCCCCATCTGCAGATAGCTAAATTCACAGATCAAAGCCACATTGAGGctgaagagatttttctgcaaacttgggggactccccaggtttgcagaaaaatctgaaataatttttaaaaatacatgggggGTGTTATACATTCTTCCAAAAGTCAGTAGCGCTCTCTGTGCTTGTGAAGAGAATACAAACTTCAGTAGTTGCTGCAGTCTCTGAGTTGCACTGgcccaggtggtggcagccacacaGCCTAGGAACCAGGCAGGGCATGCTGCTGGCAGTGGCGCAGCTTGGAAGCCCTGCTGGGCCCAACAGTGGTGGTGCAGCCAGGAAGCCACATGGGGCATGCAACTGGCAGCAGCGCAGTCACACTGGGCCTGGTGTGGCAGCTGCACAGGTCAGGAGACACGCAGGCCATGCTGCCAGCAGTATGCTGGGAATCACGCTGCAGTCACTGAATCTGGGGCAGCCCCCTGGCCtagcaaaaaaggggggaaatcttCCCAAGTGAGtattgcaggcccacacttgtaaCTGTCCTATTTTGCATCTGTTGAGCTCTTGTTCAAACATATAATTAACTTTAACACCACTGTTACAGCTGTAGGCAGATAACACACCAAAGTCCTTAAGCAAAGGATTTCACGGCATTAGAAGTTCTAATTTCATGAGGCACTGGGACAAAAATTGGATTTATGTAGTCAACAAGATGACTACTGCAAAGCTTCCCAAACAACTTAATATCTGTTTCTCATACTTCTGATCACTGATGCATGCTTTTCCTCAAGATTAAAACTGGAATTGCACTTGACCATCACAATATGTTTCCTTGCAAATTTAGCGTAAGAATCATCCACCTTTAAGTGCTTTGGAGTGCACCACTTTCCTGGACCCAATcagaaggctaacaagccagagCACTAACATGTGCAAAGATGGAAAAGACAGTATTCTCTGAAGGAGGACAGTTCTATTACAACTGTAGATCAGAAACGGTTGGATAACCCAGTTAAGCAAAATGCAAAGGTGCACCAAAGTTATGTCCTTTGGAAATTGATTGAAAGGAGGAAGACCAAAATATTAAACCAGAGCATGCAGTCTTCTTGGGTGGTGCACAGCACCCTGACACACACTATGGGAATGTTGGTATCAAGAAGGAATACACATTTACATGATGCACAAAATCAGGGCTGCAAGATCTAGACCAGAATATTCTAGTCTGAGGCACTCATCCAGAAATACATGAACAAAACTGTTGCAAGCAGCTCTGTTCCTTCTCTAACTCCTGACATGCTTTTCCCACTAGAACTAGTAATCCCTATTCCTCTAAATTTCTAAAGGGCATTACAAAAACAGAAAGTCTCCCTTCTCCCCTTTGTTGTGACAAATAACCAGTTCTACAAGATACAATTTCAAAGAGTACAGGATATGTTTGAAGCTCCCACACATATCCTGACTTGCTAGAGAACTAAAATGCGAACACAACATGTAAGCAAACAATACATAGAAAATTATTTTCATATCACCCACAACTCTCATCCCATCTCACAGTCAAGATTCATAAAGGCTCTCACTCTAATTGATGATTTTATCCGATTACGTGTGTGTGAGAGGCAACTTCTCAACCCCTTTTATTTTAGTGATATCAGATGGACATAGAAGGAAACAGGATTAAACTGCTCTTAGGCCACAAGCAGACATAGCTCTCCTCTAATCTGTGCCCTAGCAGCCTAACATAGGAACTGACGACAAACCCAGCCACAAATTCACACCCTCAACAATACTCCCAAGAAAACAGTCTTGTAAATTGGGGGATCTGCCAGTTTCTTTATACTTTCAACCAACAGGTCCAGCTTTGTACAGAAGCCTCTACAATTGCCAGGCAGACAAGTGGTTCGCTCTGGACTTCCACTTTCCCACTTGCTTGCTCTGGTCCTATGGAAACATTTTTCAGTCAGGTTAGGAtactgcaaagaagaagaaaaaatcaaACAGGAGTCCAATGGTCCTTTCAAGACTAAGAATACATATTCCACAGTAAGCTTTTGTACACCCTGAGCTCACCACCAGATGCataacagtgccccccccccaatagcagAAACAGTGACTCTTAAAGGTACAAGCAACACACACTGTTCTGCTGCTCATAACCCAAGCGCAGCAGACACCACTCACCAGGGGCACATGGCGAACGAAGCCCCCCTGGTACGGAGAGGTCACGGCGTCTTTTCGGCTGAGGAAGCTGGAAATGATAGGGCTCCTCGGGTAAAAGGCGGAGAAGGGTCTTGTAGGGGGAAAGGCGGGTCCGACAGCCTCGGTTAGGGGgatggggggtcagcctgtcagcaCCCCGCTCAGGCCCAAGTCAGAGAGCCTCTCCGTCGTCATGGTGACCGCGAAGGCCGCAGGTCCTCCTCGTCGGCCGCAGGTCTTCAACTCAGCCCGCGCAACCACACGCAGAAGGCAACGTCGCGCTCCAGTCCGCCCCGCCTCCATCCGGAAACAACAGACCTGAGCCGAACGAACCAATCAGAGCCAACCCGCCTCTTCCGGAAGCGGAAGGACGCCATGCATCATTGCTACGGCGAAGCTCGAGATAATAAAAAGCACGAGGGTTTTGTCGTCAGTTCCTATGTCAGGCTGCCGCGGCGTTGACTAGAGGAAGGTCTCGCAAGAGAGATACTAGGCGATAGTGAGACCTCCCCAACTCTGGGTGTCGGGAGTGGTTTCGCCTGTGGGTCACGCTGGCGGGATAAAACCGCTGTTCCGAATTAAGGGGGTGGGGCAGTTGCCCTCACATGGCATGTCGGCGAGGGTTTCCAGAACGGGGTTGGGGAAGCGCAACGTCGTCCTTTCGAATAGAAAGGAGAGGAGATTGCCCTCACTCAACATGGCGAGGGCGTCCGAAGCAAGCTTTCCCGGTTGCATGCTCCAGCGAAGCGCGCGTTGATTGGCTTAGAAAGCAACCGCGAGCTGGTGAAGTTAGGGAACGCACGACATGGCAGAAGGTAAGAATGAGGTCGTCGTTGACATGGCAGAAGGTAAGGATGAGGAAGGGGCTGTCGCTGCCACTGGCTGAGGAGAGCTGGTGGGGTCTTGTAGGGCCAAGGGGATGGGAGGAGTGGGGATTACTAAGGCAGGGCTGTTAGGAGGCCTTCTGGCCCCTGGTTGGTTGAATAACTTACCTCTTCCCTGTAGACTCGCCAAAGCTGAAGCCTATGTAACGAGGCCAGAAACAAAGAAAGGTGGGGAGATGCACTAAGTGGGACCCCTTGACACCGCCTCCAatccctttccctatgaagaaaggttgaaacgcttggggctctttagcttggagaaacgtcgactgtggggtcacatgatagaggtttacaagattatgcatggcatggagaaagtagagaaagaggtacttttctccctttctcacaatacaagaactcgtgggcattcgatgaaattgctgagcagacaggttaaaacggataaaaggaagtacttcttcacccaaagggtgattaacctgtggaattcactgccacaggaggtggtggcagctacaagcatagccagcttcaagagggggttagataaaaatatggagcagtgtgtgtgtatatatatgttagccacagtgtgtgtatatatgcatatgtgtgtatatatttagtAGGTGTCCAATCTGTGTTGTACCTTCCCATCTGACCTAATAAGAATTCAGTCTCAGACAGACTTCTtggtagggttgctaacttcATGGTggaaactggagatctcccagtattataaCTGGAGAAATTTGCTGTTTTGGAAgattgactctatggcattgtttcctgctgagatttttctccctccaccctcaggctttacccccaaatctccagaaatttcccagtctGGGCTTGGCAATTGTACATGTTTGAATCTTTCAGCACCTTGAAGCCTGACAAGATTCCCAAGATATAAACTTTGAAGAGCCAAAGCTCCGTTTTTCAAAGACGATGACTTATCTGACAAAGCAAGCTTGGCGCTTCAAAAGTTTAtagcctgaaaatcttgttgggctTTAAAAGGCTAACAGACTTGCATCTTGCACAAATAAGAAGCCTGTTTGCCTATTTAGTAGATCAATTGTCAGGGTTATTTATGTATTATCTTTAAGTGATGCATGCATGCCATAACACACTAGATATTCTATGAGTTTAAATATAGTATGTTGTCTGCAGAAGGAGGACCCCAAGATTATGTTCTGCTCCACTTTAATTGTCTGGGGCTCGGTAGTTACTATACTGTTCTGTTGCTCCTTGCCTTTAGTTCAGGAAGTTTAGAAAGTGAAATAAATTGAATCAAAATAGAAGATCTTGCTTCAAGATTCAGAATTTTATCTTGCAGAACACAAACGGAGTACATTAATTCTTGAACATCAGTCTCTGGTTTCTATGTACCAGCCCAGTACAGGGTGGAAAAAAGTTTTAGATTCTTTCATGCTAACAGGTAACAGGGTAGAGTTGAAAGGTGTATAATACATAAGCTGTTCTACTTAGATGTAAGTCACATGTTATTCAATGGGTCTTACATCCAGGATAGTGTCCTTTGGGTTGCAGCCAGAGTGCCTTTGTTGCTGATAAGAAAGTTAGAGTCTGGTTAGTGCCTAAATGGGAAATTGTTTCTGTCATGGAAAAAAAGACAGAATATAAATGTAATATTTGATCTTAAAGTGTCTTGGCTACTGGGAGCCTTTTCTGCTTTACCAGTAATACAAAAAAATTCAACCCATGTTCTTCTATGCCCAATATAGCAACCCCCTGTTGCACATAAACAGTACTGTCAGGACAGGTGGCTCAGAGCCAGTCCTATTTAGTGATAACAATTATGGTCTTTACTTACAGATAGAGCGAATGTCATGGCTTCAGATATAGGCACCACCCCTGATGACAATGAAACCAGCAAGAACCCCACACTGGAGAGATGCCTCAATGTGCTGAGAGATGCAAGAAATGATAGTGAACAGTTTGCTGCTCTACTTCTGGTAAGGATCTAACTTTGCATCTCTAGAAGCAGGTTTGGAAGTAAAGAGAATCTCTTTGGAAGTAAAGAGGCACTGGCTTTTCCTAGAAGTTGGCTGGCTATGTTCAGGGCTGAATTCTCAGTCTGCTGTAATATATGACTAATTTTTAGTTAGCATTGATGTACTGCTTCTTGGAAGTGAATCTAGAATAAGCATCTTGGTAGGTACAAGGGTTCTCACCCTGCAGGTTAATATTTTCCACATCCCCATCTTCCAGGAATGGAATATTGGGGTTTCAGGCTGTCATGGGGAGCAGAAACAAGAAATTCACATGCTATGAGTAGAACTTCTAATGCACATGGAAATGCTGTTCTAAATCCAAGCCTTTGAGTTCTCAGAGTATTTAGAATAAAAAATTATGTGGCGCAGTGGAAGAGCCTTctctcggcatgcagaaggttccaggttcaatccccagtaccTCCAGTTAAAGAgactaggcagtaggtgatgtgaaagacctctgtctgggatcctggagacctcctgccagTATGAGCAGATGATACTGACCTTGAGGGACAACACACTGATTCCTTATAAGGTGCTGTCAACGTATTCATATGTCATCTGGTGTGATTTATGATCTGGCAACATTTGTTTGAGGTATAAAAGGCTGAGGTTGGAGAGATCAATGTTAATGGGGAGAAAGCAAAGAGTTGAATAACATTTGCATGCTTGAAGAACCCAGGAGGCTTGCAGGCAAAGGTCTTATTGATTCCTAGCCCCATCAGACATCCTGACAAGTGGGCAGCTTTCCAGCTGAGGTGGAAGGGAATCGCCCATACATTTTCTGAATCAGTCATGATATACAGGGCACCATATGATCCTCTGATGCCTGCCATTTTATTTTGCAGGTAACCAAAGTGGCTAAAGCTGGAGACATAGACTCTAAAACCCGTCGGAGAATCTTCGATGCAGTCGGTTTCATGTTCCCAAATCGGCTTCTGGCTTCCAAGGATCCCCCCGAGGGCTGTCCGGGGCACATGTTCCAAGCCCTTGGCCTTACCCTGGTGGCCTGTTTCTGCACCGATCCTGATTTAGCTGAGCACCCTCAGGTCCTTAACAAGATTCCAACTTTCAGCGATGTGATTTCAGCTTGTGATCCTGGTGACGCGTCTTGTGGCTCCATGATCGATGAGGCTTACCAGTGTCTTGGTGCTATTCTGGCCACTCCCAAGGGACCCAGAGAGCTGGTGAACAGGGGAGCCCTAGTAGCATTGTGTCAGGCCTATGTGAGCCACAACTATGGCTATGATCAGGCCCTTCGTCTGCTGGTGGGGCTTCTGACAGCAGCAGAAGCAAAATGTTGGCAGAGAGCTCCTTCTGCCCTCATGGGTGTACTTGACACACTCAGTGCAGAGTTCCAGAAGGCTGAAGACATGACAAAATTCCAGCTGTGTGAAGCCCTGCGCCATTTTATGCCTCCTCTTCTCCCACCAGGCTCCGAGTGCCTGCAGTCTCTCTACCAAGGTCTATCAAGCATCCTCTCCAGCAAGCTGAGTGCCTCCCAGAGGGAACCGGCCTTGAAACTGGCAGCCTGCCTGACGCAAGCCTGTGGCTCAGAGTGGATACCCACAGGGAGGTCTGGCAGCAAGTTCTTTGCCTTGCTGGCCAACCTGGCATGTGTGGAAGTTCGTCTGTCTCTGGAAGTGCTTGACCTGGCAGAGGTAGATAAGAAGCAGGAGCTGGTGGCAGCTTGCTACATCCTGATGGAGCATGCCATCCTGGAGTGCACAAAAGAGGAGGGGTCTCTGCTGCGGGAGGTGCAAAAAGTGCAGCTGGTGGGGATCCTGGCAGAAGCCTTTGCAGCTGTGGTTTACTACCTCAGGCAGGTAAAGTAAAagctccccaaatctcccagtgCTGGCATTTTCCACAGACCTGGTGTCATCATTGGTAGCACTAGGGTTTGCCCAGATTATGTCAGGGCCTGTGCATCAAGCAGGCCACATGCTGGATTTGGTCTTTGGCATGGTGCGGTAGATACGGAACTGATGGCCAAGATGTTGGTGCCATGGTCTGATCATTGCACCCTGAAGGTCCAACTGGGTGTTCCTGTCCCCCACCCAGGCAAcgagcagatttatgcttgccTGCAGAGACTAATTGGATTCCAGAATGATCTGCAGGATCTGATGCCCCCTGGTGATTTCTTAGATGAGCTGATGGAGGACAGGAACTCACGGCTCTCTGAAGCCATTGACAAAATTGCCCCCAATGTCCTCTCCATCCCCAACAGAAAGCATCCCCCGGAACACTATGGAACTCAGCAGGATGAAACAGGAACTCAAGACGACTGGAGCAAATCTGGTGACAAGTCTGCAACAAAGCCACAAGAACATCTTGTTTATGAAATTCTGTAAGATGCCAGTGAAGGCAGCTGAAAAGATTTTtatgtggcctccattgcatctgctagTTCTCACCCAGCTCAGTTATTTCGGATACTCTAGTCAAGAGTGATCCGACTGTCTTTGACTGGGGCCacggcctttttggccctggtctCCACCTGGTGGAACTCCCTGCCTGAGGACACCCACACCTTAtgggatttgttacctttctgtagggcttacaaggcagagatgttctgccaacatttggttgaggacagcgatggtctGGCACTCTCACATCTCACATTCTCCTCTACCCCAGGTGCCAAGTGGGTACTGAAATTTTTATTGCCATCTTGGACAGCATATTGTATTATTCTTAagtatttaaaatgttgttttatttctatttattgcATTTCCccttgatgtaagctgccctgagcactGCTCACAGGGAAGGGCGGCCTAACAAACCTAATTTAATAAACAAACCTCGTGTCCATTAGTAACCTAGCTGGACAAGGCTGGCAGCTGCACCAGGCTGGTAGAGCTCATGAGGGCAGCAGTTTCCAAAGGTGACATTTTGTGTGAGTAGGAGGAAGCTGAAGCTGTTATTCAAGGTACATGGTTCAAATAGAGAAAAAGCAGAAGGAGAGAGCCAGAAATGAAGGAGCCAGGAAAATTGGGAAGGTCTGCCAACAGGGTAAGGAGCAATTTGTTTGAAAGGAGCAACCGTTGGGATGGATCCATTCTAACCAGGTGGCTTTTTTACTTTGTTGTAAGAGTTTGATAGTGCTTGCCTGATGAGGAACATAAACTTGGACCCCTTGGGGTGTCTCCCTGGCAGAAGGATTTCTGTATGTAAAGAATCACTTTCTCACCTCCCGCCACAACACTAAATCCCCTCTCCCATCGCTGTGTTTCAGGGAGGGGGATCTGCTGCAGCAGGACAGACATGTTCTGTGGGCAAAATCTTTCTGTCTTTGGATGTGCCCCATTAGATGGATCCAAACTGCTTTGTCCTCCTCTGTTTCTTTCTGTTTAGCTAGTGCTTTGAAGAATATCCAAATAAAGCGCAGCTGATTACATATTTTTAAGATATCACTGGTGATGTACATGGCTCAAAATACAATCTTTTTGACACATAATTCACTATGATAGTCATgctcaaaatatttattttactttaggATCTTCATTATCTTACCGTGATATCTTTGTATATTTTCAAAAATACTTTCTCAAAGTTTAGTTACGGTCCATGAAACGACAGGAATGTAACTTTCCCCCCACCTGGAATATTAAAACCACATAGCAGCCAACTTCAAAGAGTATAAATAAATGTAAGAAATAATGACATAAATCTGTGATAACTGTGGCTTATGTATGACTTTTTTCTAAAAGGCAGGGCTTAGAGCCAATTGAGGAATCCCTTTAGGCAGTAGGAAATGTACTTCTTGTTTTTCAGATACCTTGTGTTAGCTGAATAGTTGCAACATCTACCTTTGGATCTGCAGGGTGTTGTGCTGTGGCCCTGAAGAGGCCAAGCTGCACAGGCCTTGTGGCAACAGAAGGCTTAGTGACTCATTCTCCATTCTAGTTTGCTGTGCCTGTTTGTCTCCTTTCTTCAGGGGGCTCATAATAGTTTTCTCTCTTCTCCAGGCAAGGTCGGAGAAGCTAGGAGATCCTTTCATCTTTGCTTCCGTTCGAGTCTTGGGAGCCTGGCTGGCAGAAGAGACTTCTTCCCTGAAGCAGGAGATTTGTGacctccttccttttctcctgcATTATGCCAAGTTGCAGTTTGAGGTGGGGAAGAAAGGTGGAAGTAGCTTACAGAAGACTGGATGCAGTGATGGCAGCCAGAAACCCATTTGGCATGGGGATGCTCTAAGGTGAATCCTGTATGTGGTTACTGACGTTCATGCCCAGTGTTGGGCATGAAGCTGGTTTGAGTTCAGCATGCATTTAAAACCTGGCAGATAAGAAATGGCTATGGGAGAGGGACAGGGAAACCTTGTCATAGGCCTCCTATTGAATACATATTGCTTATTGGTGGGGTTTAAATTATTGGGTATTTAACCATATTCACAAACTGTCATATGTTACATGGCCATACAAAGCACAGTGTTCCTTGATGTTGGTATAAGGATTCTATCAAGTTCCTGAGCAAATGTAATGAAAGAGACAGTCTTTGTATTTATTAGCAGGTTTGGAATGGGGACACATTGGTGTATACCGTAtgtttcgcaccataagacgcactttttcctccaaa
This region includes:
- the NCDN gene encoding neurochondrin codes for the protein MAEDRANVMASDIGTTPDDNETSKNPTLERCLNVLRDARNDSEQFAALLLVTKVAKAGDIDSKTRRRIFDAVGFMFPNRLLASKDPPEGCPGHMFQALGLTLVACFCTDPDLAEHPQVLNKIPTFSDVISACDPGDASCGSMIDEAYQCLGAILATPKGPRELVNRGALVALCQAYVSHNYGYDQALRLLVGLLTAAEAKCWQRAPSALMGVLDTLSAEFQKAEDMTKFQLCEALRHFMPPLLPPGSECLQSLYQGLSSILSSKLSASQREPALKLAACLTQACGSEWIPTGRSGSKFFALLANLACVEVRLSLEVLDLAEVDKKQELVAACYILMEHAILECTKEEGSLLREVQKVQLVGILAEAFAAVVYYLRQARSEKLGDPFIFASVRVLGAWLAEETSSLKQEICDLLPFLLHYAKLQFEVGKKGGSSLQKTGCSDGSQKPIWHGDALRFLLPGLSHLTAEDRPRAILISAGAPALLCQYFSHQWEVFISDLEAPFAFDAVESTLQTTCAIFLNFVVAVPELISHEDCFTALMDMVMKFLPSLRPQKEHLGLVAGLTTLGLMMARKLSAHPGLQRTPEAKRFFSTTITFLAEAHVAQPDPGGDSMILQLAPAYEAAWPAVCELWLLGMQAFASCVPLFLWLPEVVLFSDWLQNLLELLSHVAPTSVDLELVTAFQGVLVELARTSRPCREVIQQHQGAELANLYGMAALEQCLSQQ